TAGAGATTAAGTTATGGATGAGTAGTTGAAATGTCACAACACTTGCGTTAATTAGAACTTCTGAATCATAGTCCAATTCCATATTAATTCGCTTTAGGCGAAACTCCTTTGAGAAATATTGCAGTATTGAATCTGTAACTGCCGAGAGATTAAAGACCTCACGATTTTCCACAATAGCATCATAATCAGTGGCGAGTAACTTTAGCACATCGTTAATGCGATTCATAAGGGACTGATCGTGGAGTATGTTTTTTGTAAGTACATGGATTGCTTCAGGATTATCAGAAATATCATCCAATGCGATTTCGTTTTTCATAATCGCATAATGAATGGGAGTTTTCAAATCATGAATGAAGGTTCGCGCGACAGTCATACTATTTTGAAGACGTTGCTCGCTAACCTTAAGTTCAACTTCTAATTCAGTATATTTTTGTGATACTGCATCGAAGTTGTCAGTTAATTGAGATCCAATTTGATGGAGATCCTCAAGAATTACGTCACCTTCCGAGGGTAGCGCATCGAATTGATAATGTTTCAAACGGTTTACGGATTCGCGAATTCGTTGAAGCGATGGAACAAACGTATTGAACATAATAAAGATTCCAACCATCAATAAAGCAACGGCACCAACCAACAAGTATAACTGATTGAGAAGGAACGGTTTAAAGTATGCATCATCTGGAATTTGGTGAACCTTCAAAAGAATCTGATAGTCAATACCAGATGAAGTAAGTGTTCCTGATGATGACATCAGAACAGATTTTGGGTTGGTTGAGCGATTAAAGTCGGCAATGGTTGTAAAGGGTACAGAAGTAAATACCGGTGTATCACCATTGAGAATCACTAAATCAATATTGTTATTTGCTACAAGGTCCTTGTAAGCAGCAATATCATTTGGATCGGCGAGTACAATAGAAGATATCTCATTTTCGATATTTTCAACACTGCTAAGTTCATGATTACGGTAGTCTGAGGGGAAACT
The window above is part of the Erysipelothrix sp. HDW6C genome. Proteins encoded here:
- a CDS encoding sensor histidine kinase KdpD — encoded protein: MNKNRLTFLRFGIYVSYLMIAAVFIIRISSFPSDYRNHELSSVENIENEISSIVLADPNDIAAYKDLVANNNIDLVILNGDTPVFTSVPFTTIADFNRSTNPKSVLMSSSGTLTSSGIDYQILLKVHQIPDDAYFKPFLLNQLYLLVGAVALLMVGIFIMFNTFVPSLQRIRESVNRLKHYQFDALPSEGDVILEDLHQIGSQLTDNFDAVSQKYTELEVELKVSEQRLQNSMTVARTFIHDLKTPIHYAIMKNEIALDDISDNPEAIHVLTKNILHDQSLMNRINDVLKLLATDYDAIVENREVFNLSAVTDSILQYFSKEFRLKRINMELDYDSEVLINASVVTFQLLIHNLISNLLQYAITDSTVSITLYEEDGYVTMCYRNESSPENILRMQQSEQIFNVIGNNDNRYSSGNGLFLIKDLTRMLDGTYSLDVHEAKVSTIISFPQGISI